In one window of Paraflavitalea soli DNA:
- a CDS encoding sensor histidine kinase, with protein MRFCLPICLILLLYADAAAQQIPYSFRTININHGLSQNSVIDMATDEKGFLWFATQDGLNRYDGKGFTIFRMNFDDITTRDYSRLGKIVPGIDHDLWLITSGGKLERFNLYNDSSTAYSKLPLGTRLPAVTCFRQELNGAMWIGTEKEGLFYEDPSANISVHYTKRGGLLNSDSIHFLYKCRNKKYWILTSNGINVFAPNQVATTRLLYNAGISCSVIEEDSDGNLWVGTFAKGVYLKRPEDSTFLPFTGFGEQQSLPPGLVIQAIKTDQLGRIWIGTLGKGLFIIDRKAATIRQLLPEEGNAASLSYIDVLCIQNDKLGGTWVGTDGGGVSLYDKRLNIFSSLSKNTVQKKIPIEQVRSITTDTKGGVWIGTSSSGLSYASDLRHRQIERVSLSTAQSRDSSERIVSLRTDPEDTWIGIQDDGLLIMNSQTKTIRALFTPQAKGPRYLPDHTVWCMLAINNNRAWLGTRNAGLCLLDKQQGLIKNFRYDPTDPNGIADNNVRAIIPISDTLLCLGFENKGIQFFNTSTEKFTFLGHDKALQNIREEEPTLKCIYFRPPYLCIGTLGNGIIAFDTASGNTFTITEKNGLPNNTIYSMVPDKLGNIWMSTNKGITRFSPPADLQKVNDSHFSLFTAEDGLQGNEFNTGAWHADANGFLYFGGSNGINWFDPVKYTGANPKAPVVITQASINNKPWEGDTTITYKKIWHLPWHQNSLSFSFAALDFVAPGKINYYYQLYPYDKNWVEAGNRNYAAYTNIPPGEYTFRVKAWGPTIGTKDAEATLSIIIRPPFWKTWWFVGLLVLALGSLLYILYQYRINQLIALQKVRNRIATDLHDDIGSTLTNISILSELSRQKLDRQEEAGIFLNRIAEEVNNSSQALDDIVWSINTNNDTLEQTVARMRRYAAEIFDGANIHYSLQLDEHFAQRKLNMEQRRDCFLLFKEVINNIYKHADARKVSIRVWLEGNQLHMTIEDDGKGFDPTQVTHRNGLKNMQQRVGKWKGQLQIQSTPGKGTHTTISFPVN; from the coding sequence ATGCGCTTTTGCCTCCCTATATGCCTGATTTTACTCCTGTATGCTGATGCAGCAGCGCAACAGATACCCTATTCCTTCAGGACCATCAATATCAACCATGGTCTTTCACAGAACAGCGTGATCGACATGGCTACCGACGAAAAAGGGTTTCTGTGGTTTGCCACCCAGGATGGGCTCAACCGCTACGACGGTAAAGGATTTACCATATTCCGCATGAATTTTGACGATATTACCACCCGGGATTATAGCCGGTTGGGAAAGATCGTACCAGGCATCGACCACGATCTGTGGCTGATCACCAGCGGAGGCAAACTGGAAAGGTTCAACCTCTACAACGACTCTTCCACCGCCTATAGTAAATTGCCCTTGGGCACCAGGTTACCCGCCGTCACCTGTTTTCGCCAGGAACTAAATGGTGCCATGTGGATAGGCACCGAAAAAGAAGGCTTGTTTTATGAAGACCCATCCGCTAACATTTCTGTTCACTATACCAAACGTGGTGGCTTACTGAACAGCGACAGTATCCACTTCCTCTATAAATGCCGCAATAAAAAATACTGGATTCTTACCAGCAATGGTATCAATGTGTTTGCACCCAATCAGGTTGCCACCACAAGACTATTGTACAACGCAGGCATTTCCTGCAGCGTAATCGAAGAGGATAGCGACGGCAACCTTTGGGTAGGCACCTTTGCCAAAGGAGTATACCTGAAACGGCCCGAAGACAGCACCTTCCTGCCCTTTACCGGTTTTGGTGAACAGCAGTCCCTACCGCCCGGCCTGGTCATCCAGGCCATCAAGACCGACCAGCTAGGACGTATTTGGATAGGCACCCTGGGAAAAGGATTGTTTATCATTGACAGGAAAGCAGCCACCATACGCCAGCTCCTGCCCGAAGAAGGCAATGCAGCTTCACTGAGCTATATTGATGTACTCTGTATTCAGAATGATAAATTGGGTGGCACCTGGGTAGGCACTGACGGCGGCGGTGTCAGCCTGTACGACAAACGCCTCAACATCTTTTCCTCCCTCTCTAAAAATACCGTACAGAAAAAAATACCCATCGAGCAGGTAAGGTCCATCACTACCGATACCAAGGGCGGAGTTTGGATAGGCACTTCCTCCAGCGGCCTTTCCTATGCTTCCGATTTACGCCATCGCCAGATAGAACGCGTCAGCTTGTCAACAGCACAGAGCAGAGACAGCAGCGAACGCATCGTTTCCTTGCGCACTGATCCGGAAGATACCTGGATTGGTATACAAGACGATGGCTTGCTGATCATGAACAGCCAAACCAAAACCATCAGGGCCCTTTTCACACCACAAGCGAAAGGCCCCCGCTACCTGCCCGATCATACCGTATGGTGTATGCTGGCCATCAATAACAACCGGGCCTGGCTAGGTACCCGTAATGCAGGACTCTGCCTCTTGGATAAGCAACAAGGCCTCATCAAAAACTTCCGGTACGATCCAACTGATCCAAATGGTATTGCAGACAACAATGTCCGGGCTATCATACCCATCAGCGATACTTTATTATGCCTGGGTTTCGAAAACAAAGGCATTCAGTTCTTTAATACATCTACTGAAAAGTTCACCTTCCTCGGCCATGACAAAGCATTACAAAACATCAGGGAAGAAGAACCCACCTTAAAATGCATTTACTTTCGCCCCCCTTACCTCTGCATCGGTACCCTGGGTAATGGGATCATCGCCTTTGATACAGCATCCGGCAATACATTTACCATTACTGAAAAAAACGGCCTGCCCAACAATACCATTTACAGCATGGTACCTGATAAACTGGGAAATATTTGGATGAGCACCAACAAGGGCATTACCCGGTTTAGCCCACCTGCCGATTTGCAAAAGGTCAACGACTCACATTTCAGTTTATTCACTGCAGAAGATGGCTTGCAGGGCAACGAGTTCAATACCGGCGCCTGGCATGCCGATGCCAATGGGTTCCTGTATTTTGGAGGGTCCAATGGCATCAACTGGTTTGATCCTGTCAAATATACCGGCGCCAATCCCAAAGCTCCCGTGGTCATTACACAAGCTTCCATTAACAATAAGCCCTGGGAAGGCGATACCACCATTACCTATAAAAAAATATGGCACCTGCCCTGGCACCAGAATTCCCTCTCCTTCAGTTTTGCCGCCCTTGACTTTGTAGCTCCGGGTAAGATCAATTACTATTACCAGTTATATCCCTATGATAAGAATTGGGTGGAAGCCGGCAACAGGAATTATGCAGCCTACACCAATATCCCACCCGGAGAATACACCTTCAGGGTCAAAGCATGGGGCCCCACTATCGGCACCAAAGATGCCGAAGCCACCCTTTCCATTATCATTAGGCCCCCTTTCTGGAAAACCTGGTGGTTTGTAGGACTGCTTGTATTGGCATTGGGTTCATTGCTCTATATCCTTTACCAGTATCGCATCAATCAGCTGATCGCTTTACAAAAAGTACGCAACCGTATTGCCACCGACCTGCACGATGATATAGGATCTACCCTCACCAATATCAGCATCTTGTCCGAATTAAGCCGCCAGAAGCTCGACCGGCAGGAAGAAGCAGGCATATTCCTGAACCGCATTGCAGAAGAGGTCAACAATTCAAGCCAGGCACTCGATGATATAGTTTGGAGCATCAATACCAACAATGATACCCTGGAACAAACCGTAGCCCGGATGCGCCGCTACGCAGCCGAGATATTTGATGGCGCCAATATTCATTATTCCCTGCAGCTCGATGAGCACTTCGCCCAGCGTAAGCTAAATATGGAGCAGCGGCGTGACTGCTTCCTGTTGTTCAAAGAAGTGATCAACAATATCTACAAACATGCCGATGCCCGCAAAGTAAGTATCCGTGTATGGCTGGAAGGCAATCAGCTGCACATGACCATCGAAGATGATGGAAAAGGATTTGATCCCACCCAGGTCACCCACCGCAATGGGCTTAAAAATATGCAGCAACGCGTTGGAAAATGGAAAGGCCAGCTTCAGATACAATCCACGCCCGGCAAAGGCACACACACCACCATCAGCTTTCCCGTCAACTGA
- a CDS encoding response regulator transcription factor → MLARIAIFEDNDRLRESLAYLLKMNDYDVVGDYNQCNDAANIARVYKPDVVLMDIDMPGESGIRGVQLIKEAQPKTAVIMYTVFEDDDKLFQCLCAGANGYLLKKTPPAKLFDAIQEVLEGGAPMSPTIAKKVLNTFQARPDTNKYNLSPREIEVLQWLAKGYSIKLIASEMKLAFDTVRAHLKNIYQKLHVNCGKEAIAKALSERIVR, encoded by the coding sequence ATGTTAGCCAGGATAGCCATTTTTGAAGACAACGACAGGCTGCGCGAATCGCTGGCCTACCTGTTAAAAATGAACGACTACGACGTGGTAGGTGACTATAACCAATGCAATGATGCCGCCAATATTGCCAGGGTATACAAGCCCGATGTGGTCCTCATGGACATTGACATGCCCGGCGAGTCAGGTATCAGGGGCGTGCAATTGATCAAAGAAGCACAACCCAAAACTGCCGTTATCATGTACACCGTGTTTGAAGATGATGACAAGCTTTTCCAATGCCTCTGCGCAGGCGCCAACGGCTACCTCCTCAAAAAAACGCCCCCGGCCAAATTGTTCGACGCCATCCAGGAAGTATTGGAAGGAGGCGCCCCTATGTCCCCCACCATTGCCAAAAAAGTACTGAACACCTTCCAGGCCAGGCCCGACACCAACAAATACAACCTTTCTCCCCGCGAAATTGAAGTCCTGCAATGGCTCGCTAAAGGATACAGCATCAAGCTCATAGCATCCGAAATGAAACTGGCTTTCGATACCGTACGCGCCCACCTCAAAAATATCTACCAGAAACTCCATGTCAACTGTGGCAAAGAAGCCATCGCCAAAGCACTGAGCGAAAGGATCGTACGTTAA